From the Quercus lobata isolate SW786 chromosome 6, ValleyOak3.0 Primary Assembly, whole genome shotgun sequence genome, one window contains:
- the LOC115949908 gene encoding protein ALP1-like translates to MKNCVTTFSGHIKDCIGAIDGTHVTAVVPTEKSIPYFGRKGYPTQNVMAACDFDMLFTFVLPGWEGAAHDTHIFLDTIRKQSNNFPHPPPGKYYVVDSGYPMMKGYLAPYKGISYHLQDFRRRGGSPRTRHEKFNHAHSSLRCTIERTFGVWKNKWRIIRNMPSFPFHIQMLIVSATMALHNFVRLNDRDDRGFINANRDSISRRENNSEADSSYEQNLGSLTDPAMVVLRDSIANSIWGDNN, encoded by the exons ATGAAAAATTGTGTTACAACTTTTAGTGGCCACATTAAA gATTGCATCGGTGCGATTGATGGCACACATGTGACAGCGGTTGTACCTACTGAGAAGTCCATTCCATACTTTGGAAGAAAGGGATATCCAACCCAAAATGTGATGGCTGCATGTGATTTTGATATGTTATTCACATTTGTTTTGCCTGGATGGGAAGGTGCAGCACACGacactcacatttttcttgataCTATTCGTAAACAGAGTAACAACTTTCCGCACCCACCACCAG ggaaATATTATGTAGTTGATTCTGGATACCCAATGATGAAAGGTTATTTGGCACCATACAAAGGGATATCATACCATCTTCAAGACTTTCGAAGGAGAGGTGGAAGCCCTAGAACTAGACATGAAAAATTTAATCATGCTCACTCATCTCTTCGATGTACGATTGAGCGCACTTTTGGTGTGTGGAAGAATAAATGGAGAATTATCAGAAACATGCCATCTTTTCCATTCCATATCCAAATGCTTATTGTATCTGCTACTATGGCTCTTCATAATTTTGTTAGACTAAATGATAGGGATGATAGGGGCTTCATAAATGCCAATCGAGATTCAATTTctagaagagaaaataatagTGAAGCAGATAGCAGTTATGAGCAGAATTTAGGATCTTTAACAGACCCTGCGATGGTGGTTCTTCGTGATTCCATTGCTAATTCCATTTGGGGGGATAATAATTAG